A single window of Lentimicrobiaceae bacterium DNA harbors:
- a CDS encoding tetratricopeptide repeat protein gives MKKLLILIILLTTVSASFAQMKRDRTTAFNYWQKRQYEKAKEYIDKAVEYPEAASDAKVWYYRGGIYLDIYTSGKANEIDPQSLDKAYEAFVKSKEVDKKGNYTKDANRQISGIAGEFFNQGLEFFKVNDFKGAIPNFQKAITLNKQSNIVDTMSYYALGMSYRGEAANDPSAVQSAIESYRYIVDLGYSRQEVYSELSSLYIFDKQFDKALEIINIAKQKFPNDANVLITEANYYLQTDDFPMAIEKLELAIQNDDSNLQLYHALGSSYDRMIDAEKHTAEENENYFNKAIKAYEKALQLDSTFFDAIFNTGVLYYNKGGDIVNEANQLPINEVEKYNELIAEGNQYLEKALPYMEKCYSLQPNDPATIASLKEIYTRLGLLEKLKELNAQ, from the coding sequence TAATTCTTATTATCTTACTAACAACAGTTAGTGCATCTTTTGCTCAGATGAAGAGAGATAGAACAACAGCTTTCAACTATTGGCAAAAGAGACAATACGAAAAAGCTAAAGAGTATATCGATAAAGCTGTTGAGTATCCCGAAGCTGCTAGCGATGCAAAAGTTTGGTACTATAGAGGAGGCATTTACCTTGATATTTATACAAGCGGTAAAGCTAACGAAATTGACCCACAATCCCTTGATAAAGCCTACGAAGCTTTTGTTAAATCAAAAGAAGTTGACAAAAAAGGAAATTACACTAAAGACGCTAACAGGCAAATTAGCGGTATAGCAGGCGAGTTCTTTAATCAAGGACTTGAATTTTTTAAAGTCAACGACTTTAAAGGCGCTATTCCTAATTTCCAAAAAGCAATTACCCTAAATAAACAAAGCAATATTGTCGATACTATGTCGTACTACGCTCTAGGTATGTCGTATAGGGGAGAAGCTGCCAACGATCCGAGTGCTGTACAATCTGCTATAGAAAGCTATCGTTATATTGTTGATTTGGGATATAGCAGGCAGGAAGTATATTCGGAACTTAGCTCATTGTACATTTTCGACAAACAATTTGATAAAGCTTTGGAAATTATTAACATAGCAAAACAAAAATTTCCAAATGATGCTAACGTTTTAATTACCGAAGCTAACTATTATCTACAAACCGATGATTTTCCAATGGCTATAGAAAAATTGGAGTTGGCTATACAAAATGACGATTCAAATCTGCAGCTATATCACGCTTTGGGTTCTTCGTACGACAGAATGATTGATGCTGAAAAACATACCGCCGAAGAAAATGAAAATTATTTCAATAAGGCTATAAAAGCATACGAAAAAGCTTTACAACTTGATAGCACATTTTTTGATGCTATATTTAACACAGGTGTATTATACTACAATAAAGGTGGTGATATTGTTAACGAAGCAAATCAGTTGCCTATAAATGAAGTAGAAAAATACAATGAACTTATTGCAGAAGGTAATCAATATTTAGAAAAAGCACTTCCATATATGGAAAAATGCTACAGTTTACAACCAAATGATCCTGCAACAATTGCATCTCTAAAAGAAATTTACACTCGTTTGGGCTTACTCGAAAAACTAAAAGAGTTGAATGCTCAATAA
- a CDS encoding OsmC family protein translates to MAEMKARVKAQSENPTKTIVKTRHFEIIVDEPANIGGTDHGATPVEFLLAAFAGCLNVVGHVIAKEMGFELRKIEINIDGSLNPNKFMGIDNKERAGFNQINVSINPDCDADENTINKWLKNIEERCPISDNIQHETPVKIKISK, encoded by the coding sequence ATGGCAGAAATGAAAGCAAGAGTTAAAGCTCAAAGTGAAAATCCAACCAAAACCATTGTAAAAACTCGTCATTTTGAAATTATCGTTGATGAACCGGCAAACATAGGTGGCACAGACCATGGTGCAACACCTGTTGAATTTCTTTTAGCAGCATTTGCAGGTTGTCTGAATGTTGTAGGTCACGTTATTGCTAAAGAAATGGGATTTGAACTACGTAAGATAGAAATCAATATTGACGGCAGTTTAAATCCTAATAAATTTATGGGTATCGATAATAAGGAGAGAGCAGGATTTAATCAAATAAATGTTAGTATAAATCCTGATTGTGATGCCGACGAAAATACAATTAATAAATGGCTAAAAAATATTGAAGAGCGTTGCCCAATTAGTGACAATATCCAACACGAAACTCCAGTTAAAATAAAAATTAGTAAGTAA
- the rpsT gene encoding 30S ribosomal protein S20, whose translation MANHISAKKRIRSNDKKRLRNRYYARTMRNSLRSFRNIENKSEATEKIPEMTSMIDKLVKRGIIHKNKAANLKSKIARKVNTMA comes from the coding sequence ATGGCAAATCATATTTCAGCTAAAAAAAGAATACGTTCGAACGATAAAAAACGTTTGAGAAACAGATATTACGCTCGTACAATGAGAAACTCTTTAAGGAGCTTCAGAAATATTGAAAATAAATCGGAAGCTACCGAAAAAATTCCCGAAATGACATCTATGATTGACAAATTAGTTAAGCGCGGAATTATCCATAAAAATAAGGCAGCTAATTTAAAATCTAAAATTGCACGCAAGGTTAATACAATGGCGTAG
- a CDS encoding NAD(P)-dependent oxidoreductase: MKKILLATSKPFAKVAVDGIKKIIADAGYELVLLENYTEQEDLIKAVSDVDAVIIRSDIVDKRVLEAAKNMKLVVRAGAGTDNVDKNFAKEKNIIVMNTPGQNSNAVGELVAGMMVYTARNSFNGTSGFELRGKKLGLHAFGYTGKAVNAIAKGFGMEVYAYDPFVKPEAMKAEGVTPVNTIEELYSTCQFVSLHTPATPETINSINYNLLSKMPKNAVLINSARKEVINEADLIKVFTDRPDFKYASDVAPDNSAEIAEKFAGRYFFTPKKMGAQTSEANINAGLAAANQIVNYFKNGDDKYRVN; encoded by the coding sequence ATGAAAAAAATACTTTTAGCAACATCAAAGCCTTTTGCTAAAGTTGCTGTTGACGGAATTAAAAAAATTATTGCAGACGCTGGTTATGAGCTTGTTCTTTTAGAAAACTATACCGAACAAGAAGACCTTATCAAAGCAGTAAGCGATGTTGACGCTGTAATAATTCGTAGCGATATTGTTGATAAACGCGTGCTTGAAGCGGCAAAAAACATGAAGTTAGTTGTTAGAGCCGGTGCAGGTACTGATAACGTTGATAAAAATTTTGCTAAAGAAAAGAACATCATAGTAATGAACACTCCCGGACAAAACTCAAACGCAGTAGGAGAGTTGGTTGCTGGTATGATGGTTTACACTGCAAGAAACAGCTTTAACGGTACATCAGGATTTGAACTTAGAGGCAAAAAATTAGGCTTACATGCATTTGGTTACACAGGTAAAGCTGTAAATGCTATTGCCAAAGGATTTGGAATGGAAGTTTACGCTTACGACCCATTTGTTAAACCCGAAGCTATGAAAGCCGAAGGAGTTACTCCTGTTAACACCATTGAAGAGTTATATTCAACATGTCAGTTTGTTTCATTGCACACACCCGCAACACCCGAAACAATAAACTCAATTAACTACAACTTGTTGTCGAAAATGCCTAAGAATGCTGTTCTTATCAACTCTGCAAGAAAAGAAGTTATTAACGAAGCAGATTTGATTAAAGTATTCACAGACAGACCAGACTTCAAATATGCATCAGACGTAGCTCCTGACAATAGTGCTGAAATTGCTGAGAAATTTGCAGGAAGATATTTCTTCACTCCTAAAAAAATGGGTGCTCAAACTTCAGAAGCAAACATAAATGCAGGATTGGCAGCAGCTAACCAAATTGTTAATTATTTTAAAAACGGCGACGACAAGTACAGAGTAAACTAA
- the serC gene encoding 3-phosphoserine/phosphohydroxythreonine transaminase has product MKHNFNAGPSILPRIAIENTAKAILDLEGIGLSLLEISHRSKDFQAVIDEAEALFKELLNIPENYHVLFLGGGASLQFAMVPFNLLNKKAAYLDTGVWSKKAIKEAKLFGEVEVVASSSDKNYTYIPKGWKIPADADYFHITSNNTIYGTEIFEDFDSPIPLVADMSSDIFSRPIDVSKYAIIYGGAQKNTGPAGVTFVIIRDDILGKVDRVIPTMLDYRTHIESGSMFNTPPCVSIFAVKETLKWVKQMGGVKAIQKMNVEKAKLLYDAIDNSKMFVGTVEKNSRSLMNICFVMKEEYKDKEADFMEFAKTKGMVGIKGHRSVGGFRASTYNALPIESVKALVECMKEFEQKNL; this is encoded by the coding sequence ATGAAACACAATTTTAATGCAGGTCCGTCAATTCTACCACGAATTGCAATCGAAAACACAGCAAAAGCTATTTTAGATTTAGAAGGAATTGGTCTTTCTTTATTGGAAATTTCTCATCGTAGCAAAGATTTTCAAGCTGTAATAGATGAGGCAGAAGCTCTTTTTAAAGAATTGCTTAATATTCCCGAAAATTATCACGTATTATTTTTAGGAGGCGGCGCAAGCTTACAATTTGCTATGGTTCCTTTCAACTTGCTAAATAAAAAAGCAGCTTACCTTGATACCGGTGTATGGTCGAAAAAAGCTATAAAAGAAGCAAAACTTTTTGGCGAAGTTGAAGTTGTAGCAAGCTCTTCCGATAAAAATTATACCTATATTCCAAAAGGATGGAAAATACCGGCAGATGCAGATTATTTCCACATTACATCAAACAACACAATTTACGGCACCGAAATTTTCGAAGATTTTGACAGCCCAATTCCATTAGTAGCCGACATGTCGAGCGACATATTCAGCCGTCCTATCGATGTTTCAAAATACGCTATTATTTATGGTGGAGCTCAAAAAAATACAGGTCCTGCCGGCGTTACATTTGTTATTATTAGAGATGACATTTTAGGAAAAGTTGACAGAGTAATCCCAACAATGCTTGACTACAGAACTCATATTGAAAGCGGCTCAATGTTTAACACACCTCCTTGCGTTAGCATTTTTGCAGTTAAAGAAACTCTAAAATGGGTAAAACAAATGGGTGGAGTTAAGGCAATCCAAAAAATGAATGTCGAAAAAGCAAAACTACTTTACGATGCTATTGATAACAGTAAAATGTTTGTCGGAACAGTTGAAAAAAACTCACGTTCGCTAATGAACATTTGCTTTGTTATGAAAGAAGAATACAAAGACAAAGAAGCCGATTTTATGGAATTTGCAAAAACTAAAGGAATGGTTGGTATTAAAGGACACCGTTCGGTTGGCGGCTTCAGAGCTTCAACTTACAACGCACTTCCAATAGAAAGCGTAAAAGCTCTTGTTGAGTGCATGAAAGAATTTGAACAAAAAAATTTATAA